The Coffea arabica cultivar ET-39 chromosome 4e, Coffea Arabica ET-39 HiFi, whole genome shotgun sequence genome includes a window with the following:
- the LOC113742995 gene encoding uncharacterized protein — MDWFSWLSKTGLEPSLVYEYGLAFAHNELEEEDIAYFNHEFLQSMGISIAKHRLEILKLAKKEKGTIPHPMSRLLIAIKRTKRSLSKYIRMWVRREESALALVPKRSYNSSSRWKSAMVKRNKRLTVAKQNSSRLLLTNGSPMVMMPSSRIESFSSPNIYDLRADDEKMDADRDEYWSAAFEEIKWDSMFQNLKPT, encoded by the coding sequence ATGGATTGGTTCTCATGGCTCTCGAAAACGGGCCTTGAGCCCTCTCTGGTTTATGAATATGGCCTAGCTTTTGCTCACAATGAGCTTGAAGAAGAAGACATAGCCTACTTCAACCATGAATTTCTGCAAAGCATGGGGATTTCTATAGCTAAACACAGGCTAGAAATTCTCAAGCTTGCCAAGAAAGAGAAAGGGACCATTCCACATCCCATGTCTAGGCTGCTCATAGCAATCAAGAGAACAAAGAGGAGTCTTTCCAAGTATATTCGCATGTGGGTTCGGCGAGAGGAGTCGGCTCTTGCACTGGTGCCAAAGCGTAGTTATAATTCAAGTTCAAGATGGAAGAGTGCTATGGTGAAGAGGAACAAGAGGCTGACGGTTGCTAAGCAAAATAGCAGTAGACTCTTGCTTACTAATGGTAGTCCTATGGTGATGATGCCTAGTTCAAGAATTGAGAGTTTCTCAAGCCCAAATATTTATGATCTCAGGGCTGATGACGAGAAGATGGATGCAGATCGCGACGAGTATTGGTCAGCAGCGTTCGAAGAGATCAAATGGGACTCAATGTTTCAGAATTTGAAGCCAACTTGA
- the LOC113741534 gene encoding uncharacterized protein, which translates to MDWFSWLSKTSLDPSTAYDYALTFAQNELEEDDIAHFNHEFLQSMGISVAKHRLEILKFARKDKTRSLRPLLRLLIAVKQAKNYVAKHIRVRVGQDSSAHTMIPVPQMNKSSRWKAAMLRANRKLIQTTKRGRPTLLAGGTNSNTPPVVAGQEILMLTNGSPLESDSSSNSSSDTDVQDFHFHNEKLNCSDGEFWSNGIEELKWETMFQNLKPT; encoded by the coding sequence ATGGATTGGTTTTCTTGGCTCTCAAAAACTAGCCTGGACCCTTCCACTGCTTATGACTATGCGCTTACTTTTGCTCAAAACGAGCTGGAAGAAGATGACATAGCTCATTTCAATCATGAATTTCTTCAAAGCATGGGCATTTCTGTGGCGAAACACAGGCTCGAGATTCTCAAATTTGCAAGAAAAGACAAAACTAGAAGCCTACGTCCCCTGTTACGGCTTCTGATTGCAGTCAAGCAAGCAAAGAACTATGTTGCTAAGCATATTCGCGTCCGTGTCGGTCAGGATAGCTCAGCTCATACTATGATCCCAGTTCCACAGATGAATAAAAGTTCAAGATGGAAGGCAGCTATGCTGAGGGCGAATAGGAAATTGATTCAGACAACTAAGCGAGGTAGGCCTACGCTTCTTGCCGGTGGTACTAATAGTAATACTCCTCCAGTTGTGGCAGGTCAAGAAATATTGATGCTCACAAATGGAAGCCCTCTGGAGTCTGATTCAAGTAGTAACAGTTCATCTGACACTGACGTTCAAGATTTCCATTTTCACAATGAAAAGTTGAACTGCAGTGATGGTGAGTTTTGGTCGAATGGTATTGAAGAGCTCAAGTGGGAAACAATGTTCCAAAATCTGAAGCCCACATGA
- the LOC113742844 gene encoding protein NUCLEAR FUSION DEFECTIVE 4-like: MVVTLKAGSRPPWVGLGAAVWVQIAAGNGYTFPLYSSALKSVLGLSQEQLTMLGVANDFGENVGIIPGIACNKFPPWAILLVAVCLSFLGYGVLWLAVSETVHYMPYWVLFLALCVATHSSAWLGTAVLVTNMRNFPVSRGTVAGILKGYVGLSAAVLTEVYTMVLDGSASKLLLFLALGIPVICLAMMYFVRACTPASEEDSSERVHFLFIQAASLLLAVYLLTTTILTDTLSLSAYIKYIFVAIMVVLLMFPLAIPLKMTLFPANRRKKDQSTGSSGNLIAGEDSNKADPLLTPSSSAAYLGSFMETDDASDVDTLLAVGEGAVKEKRRPRRGEDFKFREAVIKADFWLLWLVYFLGVGSGVTVLNNLAQIGVSLLGLNDATVLLSLFSFCNFLGRLGAGAVSEYFVRSKAIPRTAWMTVAQVLMVITFLLYASALNGTLYAATALLGICFGFQFAIMIPTASELFGLRHFGVIFNFMQLGNPIGALLFSGLLAGQVYDSEAAKQGGSSCAGPDCYRLTFLVLAGACGLGALLSIILTIRIRPVYQMLYAGGSFRLPQSSGH, translated from the exons atggtagTAACTTTGAAAGCTGGGAGCAGGCCGCCATGGGTGGGATTAGGAGCAGCTGTTTGGGTGCAAATAGCAGCTGGGAATGGCTATACTTTTCCTCTTTACTCTTCTGCTCTCAAATCGGTACTGGGTCTCAGTCAGGAGCAGCTGACTATGCTTGGGGTGGCTaatgattttggagaaaacGTAGGGATTATCCCGGGTATTGCTTGCAACAAGTTCCCACCTTGGGCTATTCTGCTTGTTGCGGTTTGTCTGTCTTTCTTGGGTTATGGTGTTCTGTGGCTTGCTGTTAGTGAAACTGTTCATTACATGCCTTATTGGGTT TTATTTCTTGCACTCTGTGTTGCCACACATAGCAGTGCATGGCTTGGCACAGCTGTACTTGTAACCAACATGAGGAATTTCCCTGTCAGTAGAGGCACGGTTGCTGGAATTCTAAAAGGCTATGTGGGGCTCAGTGCTGCAGTTTTAACGGAGGTGTACACCATGGTGCTTGATGGGTCAGCTTCGAAGCTATTACTGTTCCTTGCATTGGGTATTCCTGTCATATGTTTGGCCATGATGTACTTTGTTCGGGCTTGTACTCCTGCTTCTGAAGAAGACTCTTCAGAACGTGtccattttcttttcattcaAGCAGCGAGTCTCTTACTTGCTGTTTACCTTCTCACTACTACAATTCTAACAGACACATTATCTCTAAGTGCCTACATCAAATATATCTTTGTGGCTATCATGGTTGTTCTTTTGATGTTTCCTCTTGCAATTCCCTTAAAAATGACACTATTCCCTGCTAACCGTAGAAAGAAAGACCAATCAACTGGTTCTTCAGGTAATTTGATTGCAGGGGAGGATTCAAATAAGGCAGATCCTCTTTTAACCCCCTCTTCTTCAGCAGCATATCTTGGAAGCTTTATGGAGACTGATGATGCCTCAGATGTGGATACTCTTCTAGCCGTGGGTGAAGGTGCagtgaaggaaaaaagaagaccAAGAAGGGGGGAAGACTTTAAGTTTCGCGAAGCTGTAATCAAAGCTGATTTCTGGCTATTGTGGCTTGTGTACTTCCTAGGGGTTGGTTCTGGAGTCACTGTTCTGAATAATTTGGCACAGATCGGAGTTTCACTTCTGGGATTGAATGATGCAACAGTATTGCTAAGTTTGTTCAGCTTTTGCAACTTTTTGGGCCGTCTTGGAGCTGGTGCTGTTTCGGAATACTTTGTCAG GTCAAAAGCAATTCCTCGAACAGCTTGGATGACTGTAGCCCAAGTACTCATGGTTATTACGTTTCTTCTTTATGCTTCAGCTCTGAATGGAACTCTATATGCTGCAACAGCATTACTTGGTATTTGCTTTGGGTTTCAGTTTGCCATAATGATTCCAACTGCATCTGAGCTTTTTGGTTTGAGGCATTTCGGAGTCATATTTAACTTCATGCAGCTTGGGAACCCTATAGGTGCACTCCTCTTTTCAGGTCTGCTTGCTGGGCAGGTCTATGACAGTGAAGCAGCTAAACAAGGGGGGTCTTCTTGTGCTGGTCCAGATTGCTATAGGCTTACATTCCTAGTTTTAGCTGGCGCTTGTGGTCTGGGAGCTCTGTTGAGCATAATTCTGACAATCAGAATTAGACCAGTCTACCAAATGCTTTATGCTGGGGGCTCTTTCCGTCTGCCACAGAGTTCTGGCCATTGA
- the LOC113741403 gene encoding uncharacterized protein isoform X1 yields MVSARPTFYVLLLIVPAFLLISSTCSASTTSGVERVQVRRFAGGANEVNHGVVSWGSKTRTKRSVLEGRNGGNSSLVLAAERTRRKDPLDNLNYYTGGWNITNKHYFASAGFTAAPLFLVAAIWFVAIGLCMLLTCICFCCFGGRSYGYSRTAYALSLILLSLFTIAAVVGSVVLYTGQGRFHNTTTEILKYVVRQADSTVYNLMNVSDYLTAAKQAGVENVSLPSDVQNRIDQVDAKIKSAASTLKSETDKNRNRINDILDVVRKILIIVAAVMLAVALLGFLFSILGLQCLVCILVILGWILVAVTFILSGVFLALYNIAGDTCVAMDQWNKNPTAHTALDDILPCVDTTAAQETLSESKTVTFQLVGVVNGLIANVSNVNLPPAAGRLSYNQSGPLVPLLCNPFNPDKTARKCAAGEADLTNATQVWKNYVCRVSTNNVCTTVGRLTPSMYQQMSSAANVSYGLYHYGPFLTDLLDCTFVRDTFNRIHDDHCDDLKRFSKWIHVGLALVSAAVALSLIFWLLYARERRHRKYTKLVDARSHQDSYESKGPR; encoded by the exons ATGGTCTCTGCCAGGCCAACTTTTTATGTTCTTCTTCTTATTGTGCCAGCCTTCTTGTTAATCTCCTCGACTTGCTCTGCATCAACTACATCTGGGGTGGAAAGGGTTCAAGTCAGGCGTTTTGCGG GTGGAGCAAATGAGGTTAATCATGGTGTCGTTTCATGGGGGAGTAAGACTAGGACTAAGAGATCTGTTTTGGAAGGGAGAAACGGAGGAAACTCATCTCTGGTATTGGCTGCCGAGAGAACGCGCAGAAAAGATCCACTTGACAATTTGAATTACTATACTGGTGGATGGaacatcaccaataaacatTACTTTgct TCAGCGGGTTTTACTGCTGCTCCTCTGTTTCTAGTAGCTGCAATCTGGTTTGTTGCAATTGGCCTTTGCATGCTGTTAACCTGTATCTGTTTTTGCTGCTTCGGGGGACGAAGTTATGGATACTCTCGAACTGCTTATGCACTTTCTCTTATCTTACTCTCATTATTCACCATTGCTGCAGT CGTCGGTTCTGTTGTCCTTTACACTGGACAGGGAAGATTTCACAATACTACAACAGAGATATTGAAGTATGTTGTGAGACAAGCAGATTCAACAGTTTACAACCTTATGAATGTGTCAGACTATCTTACTGCTGCTAAGCAGGCTGGAGTAGAGAATGTATCTCTACCTTCAGATGTCCAAAACCGAATTGACCAAGTTGATGCCAAAATCAAATCCGCTGCAAGCACTCTTAAAAGCGAAACTGACAAGAACAGAAATAGGATAAATGACATTCTGGATGTTGT GAGGAAGATTCTAATTATAGTTGCTGCGGTCATGCTTGCTGTGGCTCTTCTTGGGTTTT TATTCTCCATCCTTGGCTTGCAGTGTCTTGTATGCAT CCTTGTTATCCTTGGGTGGATTTTGGTCGCCGTCACATTTATCTTATCTGGCGTCTTTCTTGCTCTATACAA TATTGCGGGCGACACGTGTGTTGCAATGGATCAATGGAACAAGAACCCGACTGCTCATACAGCACTGGATGATATACTTCCCTGTGTGGATACTACTGCTGCTCAAGAAACCTTGTCCGAGAGCAAAACCGTCACTTTTCAATTGGTTGGGGTAGTTAATGGGCTCATTGCAAATGTGTCCAATGTGAATCTACCACCTGCGGCTGGACGTTTGTCCTACAATCAATCCGGTCCTCTGGTGCCTCTACTTTGTAATCCGTTCAATCCAGACAAGACAGCGCGGAAATGCGCAGCCGGCGAAGCGGACCTCACCAATGCAACGCAG GTTTGGAAGAATTATGTGTGCCGGGTCTCGACGAACAATGTTTGCACGACCGTGGGTCGTTTAACACCTTCAATGTATCAGCAGATGTCTTCTGCTGCCAATGTGAGCTATGGTCTGTATCATTACGGCCCCTTCCTGACCGACCTATTGGACTGCACCTTTGTTCGCGACACCTTCAATAGGATTCACGACGACCATTGTGATGATCTAAAGCGATTCAGTAAATGGATTCATGTTGGTTTGGCATTGGTATCAGCTGCAGTAGCACTATCTTTGATCTTTTGGCTACTTTATGCAAGAGAAAGGCGTCACAGGAAATATACCAAGCTGGTTGATGCAAGATCTCATCAAGATTCCTACGAGAGCAAGGGGCCACGCTAA
- the LOC113741403 gene encoding uncharacterized protein isoform X2, producing MVSARPTFYVLLLIVPAFLLISSTCSASTTSGVERVQVRRFAGGANEVNHGVVSWGSKTRTKRSVLEGRNGGNSSLVLAAERTRRKDPLDNLNYYTGGWNITNKHYFASAGFTAAPLFLVAAIWFVAIGLCMLLTCICFCCFGGRSYGYSRTAYALSLILLSLFTIAAVVGSVVLYTGQGRFHNTTTEILKYVVRQADSTVYNLMNVSDYLTAAKQAGVENVSLPSDVQNRIDQVDAKIKSAASTLKSETDKNRNRINDILDVVRKILIIVAAVMLAVALLGFLFSILGLQCLVCIIAGDTCVAMDQWNKNPTAHTALDDILPCVDTTAAQETLSESKTVTFQLVGVVNGLIANVSNVNLPPAAGRLSYNQSGPLVPLLCNPFNPDKTARKCAAGEADLTNATQVWKNYVCRVSTNNVCTTVGRLTPSMYQQMSSAANVSYGLYHYGPFLTDLLDCTFVRDTFNRIHDDHCDDLKRFSKWIHVGLALVSAAVALSLIFWLLYARERRHRKYTKLVDARSHQDSYESKGPR from the exons ATGGTCTCTGCCAGGCCAACTTTTTATGTTCTTCTTCTTATTGTGCCAGCCTTCTTGTTAATCTCCTCGACTTGCTCTGCATCAACTACATCTGGGGTGGAAAGGGTTCAAGTCAGGCGTTTTGCGG GTGGAGCAAATGAGGTTAATCATGGTGTCGTTTCATGGGGGAGTAAGACTAGGACTAAGAGATCTGTTTTGGAAGGGAGAAACGGAGGAAACTCATCTCTGGTATTGGCTGCCGAGAGAACGCGCAGAAAAGATCCACTTGACAATTTGAATTACTATACTGGTGGATGGaacatcaccaataaacatTACTTTgct TCAGCGGGTTTTACTGCTGCTCCTCTGTTTCTAGTAGCTGCAATCTGGTTTGTTGCAATTGGCCTTTGCATGCTGTTAACCTGTATCTGTTTTTGCTGCTTCGGGGGACGAAGTTATGGATACTCTCGAACTGCTTATGCACTTTCTCTTATCTTACTCTCATTATTCACCATTGCTGCAGT CGTCGGTTCTGTTGTCCTTTACACTGGACAGGGAAGATTTCACAATACTACAACAGAGATATTGAAGTATGTTGTGAGACAAGCAGATTCAACAGTTTACAACCTTATGAATGTGTCAGACTATCTTACTGCTGCTAAGCAGGCTGGAGTAGAGAATGTATCTCTACCTTCAGATGTCCAAAACCGAATTGACCAAGTTGATGCCAAAATCAAATCCGCTGCAAGCACTCTTAAAAGCGAAACTGACAAGAACAGAAATAGGATAAATGACATTCTGGATGTTGT GAGGAAGATTCTAATTATAGTTGCTGCGGTCATGCTTGCTGTGGCTCTTCTTGGGTTTT TATTCTCCATCCTTGGCTTGCAGTGTCTTGTATGCAT TATTGCGGGCGACACGTGTGTTGCAATGGATCAATGGAACAAGAACCCGACTGCTCATACAGCACTGGATGATATACTTCCCTGTGTGGATACTACTGCTGCTCAAGAAACCTTGTCCGAGAGCAAAACCGTCACTTTTCAATTGGTTGGGGTAGTTAATGGGCTCATTGCAAATGTGTCCAATGTGAATCTACCACCTGCGGCTGGACGTTTGTCCTACAATCAATCCGGTCCTCTGGTGCCTCTACTTTGTAATCCGTTCAATCCAGACAAGACAGCGCGGAAATGCGCAGCCGGCGAAGCGGACCTCACCAATGCAACGCAG GTTTGGAAGAATTATGTGTGCCGGGTCTCGACGAACAATGTTTGCACGACCGTGGGTCGTTTAACACCTTCAATGTATCAGCAGATGTCTTCTGCTGCCAATGTGAGCTATGGTCTGTATCATTACGGCCCCTTCCTGACCGACCTATTGGACTGCACCTTTGTTCGCGACACCTTCAATAGGATTCACGACGACCATTGTGATGATCTAAAGCGATTCAGTAAATGGATTCATGTTGGTTTGGCATTGGTATCAGCTGCAGTAGCACTATCTTTGATCTTTTGGCTACTTTATGCAAGAGAAAGGCGTCACAGGAAATATACCAAGCTGGTTGATGCAAGATCTCATCAAGATTCCTACGAGAGCAAGGGGCCACGCTAA
- the LOC113741403 gene encoding uncharacterized protein isoform X3, whose product MTSKCISPERERSAGFTAAPLFLVAAIWFVAIGLCMLLTCICFCCFGGRSYGYSRTAYALSLILLSLFTIAAVVGSVVLYTGQGRFHNTTTEILKYVVRQADSTVYNLMNVSDYLTAAKQAGVENVSLPSDVQNRIDQVDAKIKSAASTLKSETDKNRNRINDILDVVRKILIIVAAVMLAVALLGFLFSILGLQCLVCILVILGWILVAVTFILSGVFLALYNIAGDTCVAMDQWNKNPTAHTALDDILPCVDTTAAQETLSESKTVTFQLVGVVNGLIANVSNVNLPPAAGRLSYNQSGPLVPLLCNPFNPDKTARKCAAGEADLTNATQVWKNYVCRVSTNNVCTTVGRLTPSMYQQMSSAANVSYGLYHYGPFLTDLLDCTFVRDTFNRIHDDHCDDLKRFSKWIHVGLALVSAAVALSLIFWLLYARERRHRKYTKLVDARSHQDSYESKGPR is encoded by the exons ATGACTTCAAAGTGCATATctccagagagagagaga TCAGCGGGTTTTACTGCTGCTCCTCTGTTTCTAGTAGCTGCAATCTGGTTTGTTGCAATTGGCCTTTGCATGCTGTTAACCTGTATCTGTTTTTGCTGCTTCGGGGGACGAAGTTATGGATACTCTCGAACTGCTTATGCACTTTCTCTTATCTTACTCTCATTATTCACCATTGCTGCAGT CGTCGGTTCTGTTGTCCTTTACACTGGACAGGGAAGATTTCACAATACTACAACAGAGATATTGAAGTATGTTGTGAGACAAGCAGATTCAACAGTTTACAACCTTATGAATGTGTCAGACTATCTTACTGCTGCTAAGCAGGCTGGAGTAGAGAATGTATCTCTACCTTCAGATGTCCAAAACCGAATTGACCAAGTTGATGCCAAAATCAAATCCGCTGCAAGCACTCTTAAAAGCGAAACTGACAAGAACAGAAATAGGATAAATGACATTCTGGATGTTGT GAGGAAGATTCTAATTATAGTTGCTGCGGTCATGCTTGCTGTGGCTCTTCTTGGGTTTT TATTCTCCATCCTTGGCTTGCAGTGTCTTGTATGCAT CCTTGTTATCCTTGGGTGGATTTTGGTCGCCGTCACATTTATCTTATCTGGCGTCTTTCTTGCTCTATACAA TATTGCGGGCGACACGTGTGTTGCAATGGATCAATGGAACAAGAACCCGACTGCTCATACAGCACTGGATGATATACTTCCCTGTGTGGATACTACTGCTGCTCAAGAAACCTTGTCCGAGAGCAAAACCGTCACTTTTCAATTGGTTGGGGTAGTTAATGGGCTCATTGCAAATGTGTCCAATGTGAATCTACCACCTGCGGCTGGACGTTTGTCCTACAATCAATCCGGTCCTCTGGTGCCTCTACTTTGTAATCCGTTCAATCCAGACAAGACAGCGCGGAAATGCGCAGCCGGCGAAGCGGACCTCACCAATGCAACGCAG GTTTGGAAGAATTATGTGTGCCGGGTCTCGACGAACAATGTTTGCACGACCGTGGGTCGTTTAACACCTTCAATGTATCAGCAGATGTCTTCTGCTGCCAATGTGAGCTATGGTCTGTATCATTACGGCCCCTTCCTGACCGACCTATTGGACTGCACCTTTGTTCGCGACACCTTCAATAGGATTCACGACGACCATTGTGATGATCTAAAGCGATTCAGTAAATGGATTCATGTTGGTTTGGCATTGGTATCAGCTGCAGTAGCACTATCTTTGATCTTTTGGCTACTTTATGCAAGAGAAAGGCGTCACAGGAAATATACCAAGCTGGTTGATGCAAGATCTCATCAAGATTCCTACGAGAGCAAGGGGCCACGCTAA
- the LOC113741404 gene encoding putative UPF0481 protein At3g02645, giving the protein MASDFDEQRWVIQIRLSLEEELEEYNDLPVSIFNVPKTLTVSALDCYVPQVVALGPYHHWRSELYEMERYKIASAKRTQKRLQSLKFQDVVDQLARFEPRIRACYHKYLDFNGETLAWMMAMDASFLLEFLQVYAAKEGKVLTRLSSRMSHLLDLAGTKSAHNAILRDMVMLENQIPLFLLREMLELQFSSLEEADNLLMSMLIGFGKELLPFKVMEELPKVEVTSYAHLLDFLYRVIVPELQGPSEITEIDEEGEIKEAEESYVGKPSQVKQLSHLARKILSKLSISPELLIKRIFRSKPIKVILKLPWKFISKLPVLKLIKAPIENMCFSADKGGQKPDNLNSTNIKKPPLVEEITIPSVTELSKAGVKFMPTNQGIYSINFDDKMATFRLPKICLDLNTGVVLRNLVAYEACNASGPLVFTRYTELLNGIIDTEEDAKFLREKGIILNHLKSDEEAAHLCNGMSKSVRLTTVPCLDKVIEDVNRYYNRRWQIKISKFLKHYIFRSWQLLTLIAAIVLLSLTTLQAFCSVYSCSRVFRIDLDE; this is encoded by the coding sequence ATGGCTTCAGACTTTGATGAGCAACGATGGGTAATTCAAATACGGTTATCCCTTGAGGAAGAGCTTGAAGAATATAACGATCTACCTGTGAGTATTTTCAATGTCCCTAAAACCCTCACGGTCAGTGCTTTAGATTGTTATGTACCCCAAGTTGTTGCACTAGGTCCATACCATCACTGGAGATCAGAATTATATGAGATGGAAAGGTACAAGATTGCTTCGGCCAAAAGAACTCAAAAACGATTGCAATCCTTGAAGTTCCAAGACGTTGTGGACCAGCTGGCAAGGTTTGAGCCTAGGATTCGAGCATGCTACCACAAGTACTTAGATTTCAATGGTGAAACCTTAGCTTGGATGATGGCTATGGATGCTTCTTTCTTGCTCGAGTTCCTTCAAGTCTATGCCGCAAAAGAAGGTAAAGTACTAACTAGACTATCATCAAGAATGTCTCATTTGCTTGATCTTGCAGGAACAAAGTCAGCACACAACGCAATTCTCAGAGATATGGTGATGCTTGAAAATCAAATTCCATTATTTTTGTTGAGGGAAATGTTGGAACTTCAGTTTTCTTCATTGGAGGAGGCAGATAATCTGTTAATGTCAATGTTAATTGGGTTTGGCAAGGAGCTTTTGCCATTTAAGGTGATGGAAGAATTGCCAAAAGTTGAAGTGACAAGTTATGCTCATTTGCTAGACTTCTTGTACCGTGTGATCGTGCCTGAATTACAGGGACCATCTGAAATCACCGAGATTGATGAAgaaggtgaaatcaaagaagctGAAGAAAGTTACGTAGGAAAGCCTAGCCAAGTTAAACAACTTAGCCATTTGGCCCGGAAAATCCTCTCAAAGCTGAGCATATCCCCGGAGCTTCTGATTAAAAGAATATTTCGTTCAAAGCCCATTAAAGTCATATTAAAGCTGCCCTGGAAGTTCATCTCTAAACTTCCTGTACTCAAACTCATTAAAGCACCAATTGAAAACATGTGCTTCTCCGCAGATAAAGGAGGTCAAAAGCCTGACAATTTGAACAGCACCAACATCAAGAAGCCCCCGCTGGTGGAGGAAATCACAATCCCATCTGTAACTGAGCTCTCTAAAGCCGGTGTAAAATTCATGCCTAcaaatcaaggcatctacagcATAAATTTTGACGACAAAATGGCTACATTTCGTCTTCCCAAGATATGTCTAGATTTGAACACAGGGGTGGTCCTGAGAAACTTGGTTGCATATGAAGCTTGCAATGCATCAGGGCCATTGGTTTTTACACGTTACACCGAATTATTGAATGGGATTATTGATACCGAAGAGGATGCAAAGTTTCTCAGAGAAAAAGGGATTATTCTAAATCATTTGAAGAGTGATGAAGAAGCGGCGCACCTGTGCAATGGGATGAGCAAGTCTGTGAGATTGACGACAGTTCCATGCTTGGACAAAGTGATTGAAGATGTTAACAGGTATTACAATAGAAGGTGGCAGATTAAGATTAGTAAATTCTTGAAGCATTATATATTTCGTTCGTGGCAATTGCTCACACTAATTGCTGCTATTGTGCTCTTGTCGTTGACGACATTACAAGCATTTTGCTCGGTCTATAGCTGTTCTCGTGTATTTCGTATCGACCTAGATGAGTGA